A genome region from Eremothecium cymbalariae DBVPG#7215 chromosome 4, complete sequence includes the following:
- the TCM62 gene encoding Tcm62p (similar to Ashbya gossypii AER406C): protein MLVRKGFIRGVQTLHTPILNTNHLSTRQGLLHHIRLLDDVLNRTSYNKTLLFEGKYKRLPSFITSRDTVRLENVIREFTDGLQMAQALDTSLQLNPNEKLGKIGLQLFMECHRNMIVPTSTSLTISLMNEYNKYPSKETLDGILRGIRKVYTHLDSHKFHLKEPADIDSLVDRLAFSQANAATVKNALRILNYELYSDDKVRVVRGRKTSDEIEVSKGWKYAAGIPTLSDAYTRSLDLHNRKLVSINEPSLVLVYDGTLRDANKILPTLHYAFKEEKPVLLIVNGEIVGDALTAITIHNNKSKRNKNASTAVILRYIARDHNGLHIQENYNLINFLKLPRGVGSIYNPEFCDYVPSKQTAKHYFGSIESIKATSGECFLYNDNHDGVDNPALRSTVTIYVGGTSEVEIDRRRAIIDNIINQYLCHGLSKGFVPTFGIALAKCIGPISQLGPDYKDTRMVLESLALPMENAIRNLYGISNYEVSKIVSDTILDPRFSYAILPSGSTNTISKGYLEPWSFVENALTGVSSFLSLLNSCDLLVSCIFDKPKRRH, encoded by the coding sequence ATGCTGGTCCGAAAAGGGTTTATTCGTGGTGTGCAAACCCTACACACTCCGATTCTCAACACGAATCATCTTTCTACGAGACAGGGATTACTACACCACATCAGGTTATTGGATGATGTGTTGAATCGCACTAGTTACAACAAAACACTTCTATTTGAAGGCAAATACAAGAGGTTGCCATCGTTCATTACATCAAGGGATACTGTTAGATTGGAAAACGTCATACGTGAATTTACAGATGGTCTGCAGATGGCGCAAGCTCTCGATACAAGCTTGCAACTAAATCCTAACGAAAAATTAGGCAAGATTGGTTTGCAACTGTTTATGGAGTGCCATAGGAATATGATAGTTCCAACCAGTACATCGCTTACGATTTCACTGATGAACGAATATAACAAGTATCCATCAAAAGAAACATTAGATGGAATTCTTCGAGGGATTCGGAAGGTATATACTCATTTGGACAGTCATAAGTTTCACCTGAAGGAACCAGCGGATATTGACTCACTAGTGGACAGATTAGCATTCTCCCAGGCGAATGCAGCTACAGTCAAAAATGCTTTAAGGATTTTAAATTATGAACTTTACAGCGATGATAAGGTCAGGGTTGTTCGTGGCCGGAAAACAAGTGATGAGATCGAAGTATCGAAGGGATGGAAATACGCTGCTGGTATCCCTACTTTAAGCGATGCTTACACGCGCTCTTTAGATCTTCACAACAGAAAACTAGTGAGTATAAATGAGCCTAGTTTGGTATTGGTGTATGATGGTACCTTGCGTGATGCAAATAAAATTTTGCCCACTTTGCATTATGCTTTTAAAGAGGAGAAGCCTGTCCTATTGATAGTAAACGGAGAGATTGTTGGTGATGCTTTAACAGCGATTACAATACACAACAATAAGAGTAAACGTAATAAGAATGCTTCCACTGCAGTTATTTTAAGGTACATTGCAAGAGACCACAATGGTTTACATATACAAGAGAACTACaatttaataaatttcTTAAAACTTCCACGCGGTGTAGGCAGCATATACAATCCAGAGTTTTGTGATTACGTCCCAAGCAAGCAAACAGCAAAGCACTATTTTGGGTCAATTGAATCTATTAAAGCCACGTCAGGTGAGTGTTTCCTCTACAATGATAACCATGATGGGGTCGACAATCCGGCTCTCAGATCAACAGTCACTATTTATGTGGGTGGAACTAGCGAGGTAGAAATCGACAGACGAAGGGCAATAATAGACAATATAATAAACCAATATCTATGTCACGGTCTATCAAAGGGATTCGTTCCCACATTCGGAATTGCCCTTGCTAAATGCATTGGCCCTATAAGCCAACTGGGACCCGATTATAAAGACACGCGCATGGTCCTGGAAAGTTTAGCCCTCCCAATGGAGAACGCAATCCGCAACTTATACGGTATAAGCAACTACGAGGTGAGTAAGATTGTCTCCGACACAATTTTGGACCCCCGGTTCTCATACGCAATCCTCCCCTCTGGCTCCACAAACACGATCAGTAAGGGCTACTTGGAACCATGGTCCTTTGTTGAAAACGCCCTCACAGGTGTATCATCCTTCCTATCCTTGCTCAACAGTTGCGACCTTCTTGTATCATGCATATTCGACAAACCGAAAAGAAGACATTGA